TCCCTCCCTCTCAGACTGTAACCAAGTGTCTGTTCTGTCTGGGGAAGACTGGTGATTGAGTCTCTGGCTGCTCAGGGCAGCCCTCTGGTGGCTGTGGACGGTACCGCGGTTGGAAGCACCTCCTGTGCAGAAAACAAAGCTGGCATTTAGGGCAGAGGGGAGAGCCACATGGCCGAGGGGGGAGCTGCTCTGTGAAACAGATTCTTTCAGGCTCCCCAGCAGCTAGCAGAGCACCCACAAAAACGTGCCAACCCtaacccaacccccccacctccacacacacacacaccatcagctcCACTCCTCAATAGACACTCACAGCCATGGGCGACCGGCTTGCCAAATTGGCCCGATGAGATGGTCACTCCAGGCTGCTCTCGAACCTTCCCCCGGCCAGGGATCATGCTGTTTCAGCTGCAGGGGACAGTGGGGGTCTTTAACTGCAGGCACTGAAGTGTGAGAGGAGCTGCTTGTGGCTACTAGGGATGCAACAGTCTTGGAGAAGGGACCACAGCGCCATGCCCACAGCCCTGCCCACCATGTCGTGTCCGCCAGATTAGACGCCTGTAATCTCATTCCGTTCATCTGCAGATTCACGAGCAAAACAGACTCCAGTATGTGGTCCAGCCTGACCACAGGCTCCAGAGATAAACACATTTagaaatataaataattaataataaataaatctcAGGCCACTTTGATGTTATGTTCCACATGAAGCTCCTCTCTGCTTCTAGCCTGGAATGGTTTCTGGGGAACGCAAAAGAAAAAGCATCATCTACAGAAAAGATGTCTGTTAGAGAATTTGTAAAggtgctgtgctgtactgtgctaTGTTCTATGTGCTGTGATGTCTAGATGGGCTCTGTGCAGTGATGTGTTGTTGCTGtctattctgtttttgttttgttctgttggtgatgtAGAGAGAAAAAATTGATGTGCCTGCTAATTACAATAAGTGTTTTGTTCCCTGtctcctccttcccctctctctctctctctccctccctccctctctccctctctccccctctccccttctcctctctgcagtTAAAAAAGCTCCTGCTCACCCCCCCAAACGTGCCTGTGGGCCTCGACTCTCACAAAGAGGCCAGTTTCCATCGCCATAGCAGCCGCAACCACCACCTCAAGCCTGTGAGGCCTCCCGCTAAGGTAGGACTGGACAGCTCACACTGTCACTCTCGCTCACgttcacacactctcctctctcacttatgcacacttactcactgagactgtgacacacacacacacacacacacacacacacacacacacacacacacacacacacacatgcccacttTCATTTTCTACATCAGTGACAgccgtgtttgtttgtgcaagcACTTAACTGATCAGTctatctgtccctctctctctcctcgtctccatcactctctctctctttctctctctctgtctacctctctctctctctctctctctctgcagactgCAGACAGCACAGGCTCTCAGGAGCGTAAGCCCCGGGCAGTGCGCCCAGCTGGCCGCCTCTGCACAGAGCTGCACCGTCACCTGACCACCGACAGGCAGGAGCCCGAcacggaggaggaagaggaggaagaggcggccgaggaggatgatgatgaggacAGTGAGTCCGAGGAGGAGGAcggcgaggaagaggaggaggaagaagaggaggaggaggaagaggagtccTCCGGCAGCGAGGGCGAGAGTTGCACCTCGGCGACACCCCTGGGTCCCCCGGCACCTCTGCCCAAACCCCAGTTCTCGTCGGAGCGCGAGCTGCACTCGGTGGTGGAGCTGGTAAAGTACATGCACACCTACTGCCTCCCCACGCGCAAGCAGGCCAGCTGGGACCGCAAGGACCGCGAGGCGGCTGCCGCCCCGGCCCGCCGGGCAGCTCCCTCTGCCGGCGCCTCTGCCAGCGTCCAGCGGGGCACAGCGAACTGCCACAAGCCCGCCGCCGCGGCCGCAGGGGCTAGCACCAGTCACCATGGCAGCAGCGGCGTGGGGGCGGTGCGTCCACGGCTGGCGTTCACGCGCCAGCGCGAGGTGCGGGCGTACTCGCTCCTCCGGGAGCTGCTGCAGGCCGTCAGCCCGCTGGACGTCAGCAAGCCCTACCGCCTCCACAGCCCCCCCTACTGCGCCGGAGGCGCAAAGACTGACGCTGCCAGCGCCGCTGTCACACGCCCACAGACCCTGACGACCGCCCCCCGCCTCTCCGCAGGTGGCCCACGGCTCCCGGAAAAGCCCGGAACCGGAGGCCGAGCCGGCAGCGGATGAGGACGGCGAGCAGGACGCCTCGTTCTCGGTGCGGCGCTCCCGCCGTCTCGCCTCGTTCCCCAGCCGCTTTGCCAAGAGGTCGCGACCCATGCGGGTCCCGTCCAGCCCCGCCTCCACGGCCACCTCCACACCTACCGACGAGCCCCTGCAGGTCTCCATGGACACGGCCACGGCCCACAAGGACGGCCTCCACAAGAGCCCCGAGTGCAGCGGCAGCCCTCTCTGTGACAGCGGTAAGATGGCCGCCTGGGACACCAGCACCATCTCaggcactctctttctctcgctctctctttgtctctctctttttttagtctttcattctctgtctctccctctctctctcaccctctctctctgtctctctctctttttgctctttcattctttctgtctttcgctctctgtctttctttctctctctgtctctctgttactctctctctctctctctctttgtgtagtGTAGAAACTGCAGAGATCAGAATTCCACAGCTGCACACAGGCCTCTACAGATAACATGACTCAACTCTGCAGTTAAACTGGCAGGAGCTGTAACTATACAGCCAGAACATGCAGCAGCACAGCACTATTATttccagcacagacacacacagcagcagctcaGTCAGAGCACACAGCTCGAGTGTCCGCATCGCAGTGCCCTTCTCTATGCTGATGCCCTTCTGCCGCTCAGAGGAGACCATGTTCTTACGCTTTTTTTGTTCCCATTACAGAGAACAGATCCTGCCTCTGCCTTCCGCTTACTCCTAAATCCACAGGGTAGGTGtcccttgaacacacacacacacacacacacacacacacacacacacaccacaactgcacacacacaggcagcatcTGCCCTGAAGTAGTACAGTTTGGACTTCTCCATCAATATAAAGCACCAGAGAGATCCATCATATTTACTTTTTGTCCCAGCATCCCACAGCACTTTTAAGCCTCACATAGTAACACCGTTCTAAAAATAGATCAAAGCACATCAAAGCAGCAGGACTGCTCGGGTAATTACAGATACTTTTTGGGGTAAACAACTAAAAATAAGGCAAGGGCTTTGTTTTAGCGTTGTGTGGAAGACTTAAGGTGGCATTTAAGACCAGTGAAAAATGTCTACATTATCACGGAACAGTAATAAAACCGTGACACTCTCGCCTTCGGTGCCTTGATGTCAGtctcttttctccccctctgtttctctatctctttttctctctctctctccatgatcAGAGACTCGCAGTATGCCAACAAGCCCTTTGAGGCGACACTTAGCGTGGAGCTGTGTGGCACAGCaggtaatatttatttatttgtttgtttgtttgtatgtttgtctttGGTGCTGCAGTGGTTGTCCTCAGTGCTCTGTTTGTGTATTATGTGTTCTTCTATTAAAATCTTTATAACTCTCTATAAAGTCTCCAGTGCGCCCCCTGTGGTAGAGACCGGTAATGCATGTCCATCGGATGAGAAGGGCACTAACCAGGTAGAACTCTGCAGGTCAGCTGTCAGACTCCCAGGAGGAGGTAGAGGATTTCAGAGCAGTGAGACAGTCCATGCAGTACTGATTATGTATCCAAAGCCAGTCTGTACAAAGTTCTCCTCAACAGGGTTGAAATACAATCAGACTAATGGAAGCACGCTCTGCAGCAGCTAataatagtgtgtgtttggggcctCAGCACCTCCTCTACACCACACTGTCTGTTTCCTCTCTTCGTTTGCTCAGCTGGAGAGAGCGTCTGTGTGATTGTCTTCTGGAGCAAGCTAGGTCTTCATCTATGAAAGGAGGAAGGAGGCTATTTATGTAACATCAGGCATAATGGCTCGAGTGACTCACGGTGAGCTTgtgtttatttctgtgtgtgtgtgtgtgtgtgtgtgtgtgtgtgtgtgtaggcctgacTCCTCCGACCACCCCCCCTCACAAGCCTGTGGAGGAGGAGCTCTTCAAGCCATCGCCGTCCCCTCCCTCCCGGGGCTTCCTGTCGCGGAGTCACGCACGGAAGCTTCCGGAGCAGACGGAGCTGTACGCGCAGCTCCAGCGCATGGGCCAGGCGGGCGGCTCACACGGGCCCCTCCGCCCGGGGTCACTGCGTTCCTATGGCGACCACGACTACTGCCTGCTCAACCTGTCCGAGAGCCGCAAACGCCCGGCCTCCGCTCTGCTGACTCCCACCAGTCCCCCGGCTACCGTCACCATGACCGCCGCTGCTGCGGTCACTCCAGCCCTGCAGGCGTCCAGCGAGGTTGGGGAGAAGCAGGCGGTGATGGTCGATGAGGGCAGTCGACTCTGCTCCAAACTGCAGAGCCAGCCGGCGCAGCGGTACgaggggaaggagggggagggcCGACGGGCGGCCGACTGTTCGTCCCCGCCCCAGGCGCTCTCGGCGAGGAACGTGGACGAGGACGTCGGGCCGCCACGCTCGCCGTCTCCCGGCAACGTGCATCCGGCCGCTCCCTGCTGCGAGCCCCACTCTCCCAGCAGCAAAGTCAGCTACAGGTGTGCTGGacactatctatctctctctctctctctctctctctctctctctctctctctctctctctctctctctctctctctctctcacacacacacactctcgctgactcacacacacatacacatacacagatgtgcttaacacactcaaactcactctctcacacacacacacaaacacacacacacacacacacacacacacacacacacacatgcatatacagtgtgattaacacacactcagacaccctACCACTACTACTCTTTCTGACTCTTCTCATTGTCCAAGAAGTGCTGATGCTAATtaccaacgtgtgtgtgtgggcttatTTCTCTGTAGCTGCGAAAACTCTGAGACCTGCCACGGCGACAAACAGCGAAATAAAGCAAAGCCCGGACAGCAGAACGATGTAAGTGCACACTTTTACAGTTACCTAGATAGTAGTCCCAataggtacgtgtgtgtgaatgatctGACATTCTCttgagtatgtgtgcatatgaccTCTGACGTTGGTCCtcactggtctgtgtgtgtgtgtgcgtatgtgtgtgtgtaggataacTGCCGGGTGTTCTACATTCACAACCTGCCCAGCAGTGTGACCCAGAGCATGCTGCGCAAGCGCTTCGAGGCCTTCGGTGACCACGAGGATTGCAGAGTGGTCATCAAAAACGAGTAAGCATcatcttacacacatacacacacacatatttaaacatAGTCATTTCTGCATACATGCATTTTACTGTAGTAgattttaattgtgtgtgtgtgtgtgtgtgtgtaggccagtcAGTAGAGAGCGCTGTGGGGTGATCACCTTCAGGAAGGGACAGAGTGGCGGTTCTCAACGGTACCGGTCAGGGTACCAGAACGTGGGCAACGGATCACGTCGGCTCAGCCGGAAACGCTACATAGACCTGGGTAAGGACAGTGAGAACACTGCAATACACTAAGAACCACACTCAAGAACACAGGAGAcatgtttttcacacacacacacacacaaaaacacacacaaacacacagggaggGAGAACAACGCAGCACAATATGGAGGGAAGTGTGCTTGAAGATAAACTGCATTTATGTCACCATaaagtatttctctctctctctctctctctctctctctctctctctctctctctctctctccctctgtgcagATGAGGCTGGCCCTGGCCCCGTGAAGAGCAAGTACGACTCGATGGACTTTGACACCCTCCTGAAGGAGGCCCAGAAGAGTCTGCATCGCTGACGGGCCGCGCCACGCCGCGCCTTTACTCGCCTCGTCCACTCGGATCACTAACGGCCCAGTtttcctgctcctctctccagctcctgcagtctgactgactgaccgcCTCAACTTGGTCCCGGTCCTGTTGTGGACACGCCTCAGTACCTCAAAGCAAGGCCCTTCTTAATGTTTACATTTTCAACATCGGAAAATAAGAAGCAGACCTTGGCTCACTTCTACTGAGGGACACCTCTGAGATTCACGAGGAGCAGGAGACAGGAGGattttaaaaaagagagagagaacaaacaaacaaaacgaaCAAACTTactcaaagaaacaaacaaacaaacaaacaaatgagaaGTG
The Alosa sapidissima isolate fAloSap1 chromosome 14, fAloSap1.pri, whole genome shotgun sequence DNA segment above includes these coding regions:
- the ppargc1b gene encoding LOW QUALITY PROTEIN: peroxisome proliferator-activated receptor gamma coactivator 1-beta (The sequence of the model RefSeq protein was modified relative to this genomic sequence to represent the inferred CDS: inserted 2 bases in 1 codon) — its product is MADCASLLDEELSSFVFNYLTENSGSQYGEEEVCSDRLDADFPDLDLSQLDASDFNCLSELHWCTDQSGSSPASSHYAGDPEFFEIEEENAALLAALTDSLDGIVEDEVGGLSVFPSLADGPEDEDDVDEDDGRHRLCSQKQQQQQHGPLVDTELLCSSPSSEPEDPSLLKKLLLTPPNVPVGLDSHKEASFHRHSSRNHHLKPVRPPAKTADSTGSQERKPRAVRPAGRLCTELHRHLTTDRQEPDTEEEEEEEAAEEDDDEDSESEEEDGEEEEEEEEEEEEEESSGSEGESCTSATPLGPPAPLPKPQFSSERELHSVVELVKYMHTYCLPTRKQASWDRKDREAAAAPARRAAPSAGASASVQRGTANCHKPAAAAAGASTSHHGSSGVGAVRPRLAFTRQREVRAYSLLRELLQAVSPLDVSKPYRLHSPPYCAGGAKTDAASAAVTRPQTLTTAPXASPQVAHGSRKSPEPEAEPAADEDGEQDASFSVRRSRRLASFPSRFAKRSRPMRVPSSPASTATSTPTDEPLQVSMDTATAHKDGLHKSPECSGSPLCDSENRSCLCLPLTPKSTGDSQYANKPFEATLSVELCGTAGLTPPTTPPHKPVEEELFKPSPSPPSRGFLSRSHARKLPEQTELYAQLQRMGQAGGSHGPLRPGSLRSYGDHDYCLLNLSESRKRPASALLTPTSPPATVTMTAAAAVTPALQASSEVGEKQAVMVDEGSRLCSKLQSQPAQRYEGKEGEGRRAADCSSPPQALSARNVDEDVGPPRSPSPGNVHPAAPCCEPHSPSSKVSYSCENSETCHGDKQRNKAKPGQQNDDNCRVFYIHNLPSSVTQSMLRKRFEAFGDHEDCRVVIKNEPVSRERCGVITFRKGQSGGSQRYRSGYQNVGNGSRRLSRKRYIDLDEAGPGPVKSKYDSMDFDTLLKEAQKSLHR